From Shewanella psychrophila, a single genomic window includes:
- a CDS encoding DUF1656 domain-containing protein: protein MELPHELAAGDVYFSPLLLVLVMAIIASWITVALLNKTRLSRFIAFPSITFMAITLCYVIAIDSFFLRF from the coding sequence ATGGAACTGCCTCATGAACTCGCAGCGGGAGATGTTTATTTCTCACCCCTTTTATTGGTGCTGGTGATGGCGATAATCGCCAGCTGGATAACGGTAGCCCTGTTAAATAAGACGCGATTGTCACGTTTCATTGCGTTTCCTTCGATTACCTTTATGGCAATAACCTTGTGCTACGTTATCGCCATAGATAGTTTCTTTTTACGCTTCTAA
- a CDS encoding TolC family protein, giving the protein MLNKYVKTCLVMMPLLGLSACTTLGPDFQTLEAKKLPESWKNSASGSDSESEVEQTVQSSAQWWKQFNDPILNLLVERANIQNLDIEAAGLRILQARMILGISDSLNYPQVQVVSGSLAKAYRNESSLNSAALSFDAGWEMDIWGKYARGVEATEAALYASIASYNDIAVTITSEVARNYINFRTFQERVLLSKRNIQIQQRVVHITQVQYDSGNVTELDVQQAKSQLYTTKAALPSLKLGMMQARNALAVLLGVMPAEIVSMLESEQLKAKVDAYNIEYGRADTKRTMTDENTESIVPTPPMLDASIDASLVMRRPDLQVAELLAHAQSAKIGSAEAALYPSFSLFGSIGINSNTPSGSSFSDSLTLSAGPSFSWNIFQYGRIKNNVRLEDARLQEALTNYNKKVLLAVQEVSGAMESYSLYQEQKALRMSSVNASVRAFNISMTQYENGQIGFERLLNSVEKMTRSEDSYAQIKGNVANQVVALYKSLGGGWQINNGKAFISDETRELMRQRTDWGDVLDEPQLLPVLGNKPKVVDVESAKSPSLVEGGEE; this is encoded by the coding sequence ATGTTAAATAAGTACGTCAAAACCTGTCTGGTGATGATGCCATTGCTGGGTCTCTCGGCGTGTACAACTCTGGGACCAGACTTTCAGACTCTGGAGGCGAAGAAGTTACCTGAGAGCTGGAAAAATTCTGCTTCAGGCTCAGATTCAGAGAGTGAGGTTGAGCAGACAGTGCAATCATCTGCTCAATGGTGGAAACAGTTTAACGATCCGATCTTAAATCTTCTGGTGGAGCGAGCCAATATTCAGAACCTGGATATCGAGGCTGCGGGCCTGCGTATCTTGCAGGCTAGAATGATCTTGGGGATCAGCGATTCACTAAACTATCCACAGGTGCAGGTGGTGTCGGGTAGCTTAGCGAAAGCGTATCGCAATGAGAGCTCACTCAATAGTGCTGCCCTGTCATTCGACGCTGGTTGGGAGATGGACATCTGGGGCAAATATGCTCGAGGAGTCGAAGCCACGGAAGCGGCGCTCTATGCCAGCATAGCCTCATACAATGATATTGCCGTCACCATCACATCGGAAGTGGCACGTAATTACATTAACTTTAGAACTTTTCAGGAGAGGGTACTGCTCTCTAAGCGAAATATTCAGATCCAGCAGCGTGTGGTACACATCACTCAGGTGCAGTATGATTCGGGCAATGTCACCGAGCTAGACGTGCAGCAGGCCAAGAGCCAGCTCTACACCACTAAGGCGGCGCTGCCTTCACTTAAATTAGGCATGATGCAGGCAAGAAATGCCCTAGCCGTGTTACTCGGTGTTATGCCCGCAGAGATAGTGTCCATGCTGGAGTCGGAGCAGCTCAAGGCTAAGGTCGATGCTTACAATATCGAGTATGGTAGGGCGGATACCAAGCGTACCATGACTGATGAGAATACCGAATCTATCGTTCCTACGCCACCCATGCTCGATGCCAGTATCGATGCTTCTCTGGTGATGAGACGTCCTGATCTTCAGGTCGCCGAGTTACTGGCCCATGCCCAGAGTGCCAAAATAGGCTCGGCAGAGGCAGCCCTCTACCCCAGCTTTTCCCTATTCGGTTCCATAGGTATTAATAGCAATACTCCCAGCGGTAGCAGTTTCAGTGACTCCTTGACCCTTTCTGCTGGCCCCTCATTTTCCTGGAACATTTTCCAATATGGCCGGATTAAGAACAATGTCCGTCTGGAGGATGCCCGCTTACAAGAGGCACTCACCAACTACAACAAGAAAGTACTGCTGGCGGTGCAAGAGGTGAGCGGTGCTATGGAATCCTACTCCCTGTACCAGGAGCAGAAAGCCTTGAGAATGAGCTCGGTTAATGCCTCGGTTCGGGCCTTTAACATCTCCATGACCCAGTATGAGAATGGCCAGATCGGCTTTGAGCGGCTACTTAACTCGGTAGAGAAGATGACCCGTAGCGAAGACAGTTATGCCCAGATCAAGGGCAATGTGGCCAATCAGGTCGTGGCGCTCTATAAGTCCTTGGGCGGTGGCTGGCAGATAAATAACGGTAAGGCCTTTATCAGCGATGAAACCAGAGAGCTGATGAGACAGAGAACCGATTGGGGAGATGTCCTAGATGAACCTCAACTATTGCCTGTACTGGGCAATAAACCTAAGGTTGTAGATGTTGAATCAGCTAAATCTCCCAGTTTGGTCGAAGGAGGGGAAGAGTAA
- a CDS encoding FUSC family protein, translating to MQDKDSSQIEQSSWSWLNFSSWLWPFCLSEKFKFASRVALSLTLAYLIPMAMGWPQASTAATTVMLIASTGSRRESLALGTYRVIGTLIGAVIGLSLVGLFAQERFIYMLVVSVVVSVIFYFRNAYKKDPSVFMLTGVMVLMMSNGGDANGAFIYGVDRAFMTAFGVVVFTLVSVFLFPVKTEQNLRALAHDLNRIQRLMFHLLTQPKMRRASVDAAEPISMDCPEDLAEQTEMPILVKQLFAAQGALEQRYTSISAECSDVSAYKKEWDLALLYYKQITELLIFVAESGSHGVREGAELRLDRFIIDYDQTVQKLASLFAESEQVWEDKERACEAIEHWVTVDEEALKTCTHLGRGKVLTFAYLLNQLHEKLSRLTATISCIDSVTGEVNFSERFPKALSQFIWWDAENAKTAIKVFVTYWIAGLIWIYFNPPGGYTFVIFSVIYMSLLSFLPVHPVMLLVLFTFGFLFAVPAYVFVLPSLTLGAELGVFIFIYTFAAFYLFKGPVTIFFLMGLFVLGIDNTMQYNFAVLLSVMMMFYLVVLMIILSYYFPFSSRPEHLFLVMRERFFRHAAGVIRCNQILKPNGLRRLRADWHQMTMNITVKKLTLWSTKINNKQFEQTKPEVLADFSAACELLNNQLNIFVSAQSKFATNELVLQGRHSFKDRVLLPMTKSLAGGYKQEALDKVFRDYELDYEATELQLEDYLNGLDLSGYSATDISGFYIFLNLKKNVFDATNQCKQAYEGISWNNLRQKRF from the coding sequence ATGCAAGATAAGGACTCAAGTCAAATTGAGCAGTCTAGTTGGTCGTGGCTGAACTTTAGTTCTTGGCTATGGCCATTTTGCCTGAGCGAGAAGTTCAAATTTGCCTCTAGAGTCGCCCTGAGTCTGACTCTGGCGTATCTGATCCCCATGGCTATGGGCTGGCCTCAAGCATCGACGGCAGCCACCACCGTTATGCTGATTGCTTCTACTGGTAGTCGCCGTGAGTCTCTCGCTCTGGGCACCTATAGGGTAATTGGCACCTTGATTGGCGCCGTTATCGGTTTGTCGTTGGTGGGACTCTTTGCCCAAGAGCGCTTCATTTACATGCTCGTGGTGTCTGTAGTGGTCTCGGTCATCTTCTATTTTCGCAATGCCTATAAGAAAGATCCCAGTGTGTTTATGCTCACCGGGGTGATGGTATTGATGATGTCTAATGGTGGGGATGCCAATGGAGCCTTCATCTATGGTGTTGACCGGGCCTTTATGACTGCATTCGGTGTGGTGGTGTTCACCTTAGTCAGCGTATTTCTATTTCCGGTCAAGACAGAACAAAACCTCAGAGCATTGGCCCATGATCTGAATCGAATACAGAGGTTGATGTTTCATCTTTTGACCCAGCCTAAAATGAGGCGAGCCTCTGTAGATGCTGCTGAGCCAATTTCCATGGATTGCCCCGAAGATTTGGCAGAGCAAACGGAAATGCCAATTCTGGTGAAGCAGCTGTTCGCAGCACAGGGGGCTTTGGAGCAGAGGTACACCTCAATTAGTGCCGAGTGCAGTGATGTCTCGGCTTATAAGAAAGAGTGGGATCTGGCTCTGCTCTATTATAAGCAGATCACAGAATTGCTGATCTTCGTCGCCGAGTCAGGCTCTCATGGTGTGAGAGAGGGGGCAGAGTTAAGGTTAGATCGCTTTATTATAGATTATGATCAAACTGTCCAAAAGCTGGCTAGTTTGTTTGCCGAGTCAGAGCAGGTTTGGGAAGATAAAGAGCGCGCCTGTGAGGCCATCGAACACTGGGTGACGGTAGATGAAGAAGCGTTAAAAACCTGCACTCATCTTGGCCGAGGCAAGGTGCTGACTTTCGCCTACTTGCTCAATCAGCTCCATGAAAAATTGTCTAGGTTGACGGCGACCATCAGCTGCATAGACTCAGTGACAGGTGAGGTGAATTTCAGCGAGCGCTTTCCTAAGGCATTATCACAGTTTATCTGGTGGGATGCGGAGAATGCCAAGACGGCAATAAAAGTGTTCGTCACCTATTGGATCGCGGGACTCATCTGGATCTACTTCAATCCGCCGGGTGGCTACACCTTCGTGATCTTCTCGGTGATCTATATGTCCCTGTTGTCTTTCTTGCCTGTACATCCAGTGATGTTGTTGGTGCTGTTTACTTTCGGCTTCCTGTTTGCGGTGCCAGCCTATGTGTTCGTTCTGCCAAGCCTGACTTTAGGTGCCGAGCTTGGGGTCTTTATCTTCATCTATACCTTTGCCGCCTTCTATCTGTTTAAGGGGCCAGTCACCATCTTTTTCCTTATGGGGCTGTTTGTGCTGGGTATAGATAATACTATGCAGTATAACTTTGCCGTGCTGCTTAGTGTCATGATGATGTTTTACTTGGTGGTCTTGATGATCATTTTGTCCTATTATTTTCCCTTCTCATCGCGGCCAGAACATCTGTTTCTGGTGATGAGGGAACGCTTCTTCAGGCATGCGGCTGGGGTGATCCGTTGTAATCAAATTCTTAAACCTAACGGCTTGCGGCGGCTCAGGGCAGATTGGCACCAAATGACCATGAACATCACGGTGAAGAAGTTAACCCTATGGTCGACAAAAATTAATAATAAGCAGTTTGAGCAAACCAAACCTGAAGTGCTGGCGGATTTCTCTGCAGCCTGTGAACTGCTTAATAACCAGCTTAATATCTTTGTCTCTGCCCAGAGTAAGTTTGCAACCAATGAGCTGGTGTTGCAGGGGCGGCACTCTTTCAAGGATAGGGTGCTGCTACCTATGACTAAGTCTCTAGCTGGTGGATATAAGCAAGAGGCGTTAGATAAGGTATTTAGGGACTATGAGTTGGATTATGAAGCCACAGAGCTGCAGTTGGAGGATTATCTCAATGGTCTTGACCTGTCTGGGTATTCGGCGACGGATATCTCAGGCTTCTATATTTTCCTCAACTTGAAGAAGAATGTGTTTGATGCAACAAATCAGTGTAAGCAGGCATACGAAGGTATCAGTTGGAACAATTTGCGACAGAAGCGTTTTTAG
- a CDS encoding BamA/TamA family outer membrane protein, with translation MKQILFLSFSVSFSISACFVLVFSASIFAAPAANVKTSVNRTESLNRVKESLVLPYLFSSDSMGLNIGVGGMLNGYYQDHMTIGGTIFGGDVSKAAGGGVWNFLLPNTERFYLSAYGMMGYYPKQRAYAGGTQDFIPANTPLPGSNDSDNTQFLEADGSSNWFDIKLEYALPIGATADKGSVKYQLKDGLLISEPSGGGDWNPLDHGATVMVLRQFNRYQSFEFEDGESDGTIHAIELGILYDNTDFSINPSRGSSQYLSISHDAAWLDSDSQWTFLNLDMSKYFSFGESDYAHQRILALNFWTGYSPSWELEYDGLGGQKVVNNAPYNEAATLGGFYRMRGFDQNRFHDKAAIYGSAEYRYTLKYNPIEDVNWLKFLKIDWFQLVGFVEAGRVGAEYTASELLTDLKYDAGFSLRFLAAGLVVRTDIAVSEEGSNTWVMVDHPF, from the coding sequence ATGAAGCAAATTCTCTTTTTATCTTTCTCTGTCTCATTTTCTATTTCAGCCTGCTTCGTCCTGGTATTCAGCGCTTCCATTTTCGCCGCTCCCGCGGCCAATGTGAAAACATCGGTTAATCGCACCGAATCTCTAAACAGAGTTAAAGAAAGCTTAGTTTTACCTTACCTCTTCAGTTCAGACTCTATGGGCTTGAATATTGGCGTTGGTGGTATGCTCAATGGTTACTATCAAGATCATATGACCATAGGCGGGACTATATTTGGCGGTGACGTCAGCAAGGCGGCCGGTGGTGGTGTCTGGAACTTCCTGCTGCCAAATACAGAGCGTTTCTATTTAAGTGCCTATGGCATGATGGGTTACTATCCTAAACAGCGCGCTTATGCGGGTGGTACTCAAGATTTTATTCCCGCGAATACGCCCCTTCCCGGGAGCAATGACTCGGACAATACCCAGTTTCTCGAGGCCGATGGCTCGTCGAACTGGTTCGATATTAAACTTGAATATGCGCTTCCCATTGGCGCAACTGCCGATAAAGGTTCGGTGAAATACCAGCTCAAAGATGGCCTGTTAATTTCTGAACCTAGCGGGGGAGGAGATTGGAATCCTTTGGATCATGGGGCGACCGTAATGGTGTTACGCCAGTTTAATCGTTACCAGAGCTTTGAATTCGAAGATGGGGAATCCGATGGCACCATACATGCAATCGAGCTTGGGATCTTGTATGACAACACTGACTTCTCTATTAACCCATCGAGAGGCAGTAGCCAGTATTTATCTATCTCCCATGATGCCGCCTGGCTCGATTCAGATAGTCAATGGACGTTTTTAAATTTAGACATGAGCAAGTACTTCTCCTTCGGCGAGTCAGATTATGCTCATCAGAGAATTTTGGCGCTAAACTTCTGGACCGGATACTCACCCTCCTGGGAGCTGGAGTATGACGGTTTAGGTGGTCAGAAAGTCGTGAATAATGCCCCCTATAATGAGGCGGCTACTTTAGGTGGTTTTTATCGAATGCGTGGTTTCGACCAGAATCGTTTCCACGATAAAGCGGCTATTTACGGCTCTGCGGAATATCGATATACCCTGAAATATAATCCCATCGAAGATGTGAATTGGCTTAAGTTTCTCAAGATTGACTGGTTTCAATTGGTGGGCTTTGTCGAGGCAGGAAGAGTGGGCGCGGAATATACTGCCAGTGAGCTACTCACAGATCTTAAATATGACGCAGGCTTCTCTTTACGTTTTCTAGCCGCTGGCCTAGTCGTGAGGACTGATATTGCAGTTTCAGAAGAGGGCAGTAACACTTGGGTGATGGTGGATCATCCGTTCTAA
- a CDS encoding endonuclease/exonuclease/phosphatase family protein — MLSTSSDSHYQLKIASFNLFNFIAPPDAFYEFDNIYTQEQWQKKLNWIAKYLKEHQPDVIGFQEVFSPVELEHLTKSCGLDYFTVLDSPQVMDDFIYSKPVVALASRYPIKEAVSVNADKEWATKMGLINQFEFSRKPLRATVELPKLGLCDCYVVHFKSKRPLFDAQEIKLGSDTGSSSKSAASNTGQLLAMEALGQWGSSIQRGSEAVLLRYAMVERRSQTQNPMILMGDFNDTLSDGVLAAITSVDTRIKPQADMGQGAMGDVAHQLGFYRLRDSYDLYQASQYSLSEQARPATHFYFAKGSVLDYILLSSEFDAKNDLSLAEVGRYETYDRHLLNPSFEHDSQSTDHAPVMITLAIRE, encoded by the coding sequence TTGTTATCAACTTCCTCCGATAGCCATTATCAATTAAAGATAGCCAGTTTTAATCTATTTAATTTTATTGCGCCTCCCGATGCCTTCTATGAGTTTGACAATATCTACACTCAAGAGCAGTGGCAGAAGAAGCTAAATTGGATAGCTAAGTATCTCAAAGAGCATCAACCTGATGTGATTGGTTTTCAGGAGGTGTTCAGCCCAGTTGAACTGGAACATCTCACTAAGTCTTGCGGCTTAGACTACTTTACTGTTTTAGACTCCCCTCAGGTCATGGACGATTTTATCTATAGCAAGCCGGTCGTTGCGTTGGCTTCTCGTTATCCTATTAAAGAAGCGGTTTCAGTTAACGCAGATAAAGAATGGGCGACGAAGATGGGGCTAATTAATCAATTTGAATTTAGCCGAAAACCGCTTAGGGCAACGGTGGAACTGCCTAAGCTTGGCTTATGTGACTGCTATGTAGTGCACTTTAAATCTAAGCGTCCCCTCTTCGATGCACAGGAGATCAAGCTAGGTTCCGATACTGGCTCTTCTAGTAAAAGTGCTGCATCAAACACCGGACAGCTGCTAGCCATGGAGGCGCTGGGTCAATGGGGCTCGAGTATTCAGCGGGGCAGCGAAGCCGTGCTGTTGAGATACGCCATGGTTGAACGTCGAAGTCAGACACAAAACCCTATGATATTGATGGGGGATTTTAATGACACTTTGAGCGATGGCGTACTAGCAGCCATAACCTCGGTAGATACCCGCATCAAACCTCAAGCTGATATGGGTCAGGGAGCAATGGGGGACGTGGCACATCAGTTAGGTTTTTATCGTTTACGAGATTCCTATGATCTTTACCAAGCGAGTCAGTATAGCCTGTCGGAGCAGGCTAGGCCTGCGACTCATTTTTACTTTGCTAAAGGCTCTGTGCTGGATTACATCTTGCTGTCCAGTGAGTTTGATGCAAAAAACGATTTAAGCTTGGCTGAGGTCGGCCGTTACGAAACCTATGACCGCCATTTGCTCAATCCCAGCTTCGAGCATGACAGCCAAAGTACAGATCATGCCCCTGTGATGATCACCCTTGCTATCAGAGAATGA
- a CDS encoding lipopolysaccharide biosynthesis protein, translating to MMQTTAIERVKSAFIAGIWATLASISIGFGFKIWLAQWVAKEDLALYHTSIDIISLSLILMTGFRSSMVVSYSQTQNDKDITNIFRYSLIAMVLLTWGVVLPYIKHQLHIQVEYFHLVGIILGMGFKVYFTNQIAMYRMYKISNKVTWMEPLAQMLIFFICFYLLGQAAIASLFFSMMFSSLAMAGFMFISRRKQIATTPLDSVNMNSSLVNFVKKSFTASLEAGASILMIYITVLLTIAHFSIAELGDFQVVVRPVIAYLTLLFVFPIYRFVLPELAVCVRNSDLQQIKQIKKWIYKLAIIVGSAFFITMLLFSHDLVDWVFPQEYAKAAPVLMHFSMFFIFMMLNAYQLAFIKAHGLFTQSLMIRISGILALIASYYIYSELTDNVVAVILALGTGYLLMFIFSSLVERQIHRKERCSLPKEKKQ from the coding sequence ATGATGCAAACCACAGCTATCGAACGAGTTAAGTCTGCTTTTATTGCCGGAATTTGGGCTACATTAGCCAGTATAAGTATCGGTTTCGGATTTAAAATTTGGCTAGCCCAATGGGTAGCTAAGGAAGATTTAGCCCTCTATCACACAAGCATAGATATCATTTCACTGTCTCTGATCTTGATGACAGGTTTTCGCTCATCAATGGTGGTGAGTTACTCCCAAACACAGAACGATAAAGATATCACCAATATCTTCCGTTATAGCCTAATCGCTATGGTATTACTCACTTGGGGAGTGGTCTTACCTTATATCAAACACCAGCTGCATATCCAAGTGGAGTACTTCCACTTAGTTGGTATCATCTTAGGTATGGGATTCAAGGTCTACTTTACCAATCAGATAGCCATGTACCGTATGTACAAGATCTCCAACAAGGTCACCTGGATGGAGCCCTTAGCTCAAATGTTAATCTTCTTTATCTGCTTCTATCTACTCGGGCAAGCAGCCATTGCCTCGCTATTTTTCTCCATGATGTTTTCCTCTCTCGCCATGGCAGGCTTCATGTTTATTAGCCGGCGTAAGCAGATAGCCACAACCCCTTTAGACTCAGTAAACATGAATTCTAGTCTAGTCAACTTCGTGAAAAAAAGCTTTACCGCATCCTTGGAAGCCGGTGCTAGCATCTTGATGATCTACATTACCGTATTACTCACCATCGCTCACTTTAGCATTGCTGAACTGGGGGACTTTCAGGTGGTTGTCAGACCTGTGATTGCCTATCTGACACTCCTGTTCGTTTTCCCTATCTATCGATTCGTGTTACCTGAACTTGCTGTATGCGTTCGAAACTCTGATCTACAACAAATTAAACAGATAAAAAAATGGATTTATAAACTAGCCATCATAGTCGGATCAGCTTTCTTCATTACTATGCTTCTATTTAGCCACGACTTAGTAGATTGGGTATTTCCACAGGAATACGCTAAGGCTGCACCTGTGCTGATGCACTTTTCCATGTTCTTCATCTTCATGATGCTCAACGCCTATCAGCTAGCATTCATTAAGGCCCACGGCTTATTTACTCAAAGCTTAATGATCAGAATTAGTGGCATCTTAGCCCTAATAGCAAGTTACTATATTTACAGCGAGCTAACCGATAATGTGGTTGCAGTGATCTTAGCTTTGGGGACCGGGTATCTCTTGATGTTTATCTTCTCAAGCTTAGTAGAAAGGCAGATCCACAGAAAAGAACGCTGCAGCCTACCTAAGGAGAAAAAACAATAA
- a CDS encoding CHASE domain-containing protein, translating to MRKFSIFSNYLVLFSILVGIILSGGIGYSFYQNETLAIESDFRRDVGDKAAALERELLINLEVLYAVKGLFNSSDDVTEGEFRRLASSFLVRHQNIQALEWIPRVSLDQREKYELQRRLLHPDFEFTEREFQGSMIRATERKEYFPVYYVEPMEGNEVAFGFDLASNPKREKILRKSRDLDLSLATASITLVQEISNQKGFLMFMPIYRGEPNTLIKRRDKLIGFVLGVYRIGDMFETAIKYTGAQGINLKLIDNTGVSAEQLYSNYSSDQVLHTTQFQLTYNKPLSRFGGRQWTLVATPTLGYIAERRSLLPFISSVFGILFVLLCGAYTYAIIRRSSLIKVEVEERTQDLNEAKLELEELSHTDGLTKIANRRKFDEQFEKEWQRAVRSNTSLSLIMIDIDNFKQFNDHYGHLAGDQCLRDVAKALKSNMSRNTDLIARYGGEEFVILLPNTNEPTLLADKCRMNIEKLHIPHEPSSVSEYVTISLGVISVAPTQNCDPFSFTAKADKLLYLAKDSGKNRVCIDERLILQKGDVIDFKAPKK from the coding sequence GATGTTGGTGATAAGGCCGCCGCCTTGGAACGAGAGCTTTTGATTAATTTAGAAGTGCTTTATGCGGTTAAAGGCTTATTCAATAGTTCAGATGATGTGACTGAAGGTGAATTTAGAAGGCTAGCAAGTAGTTTTTTGGTCAGGCATCAGAATATACAGGCATTAGAGTGGATCCCTAGAGTGAGTCTGGATCAGCGCGAGAAATATGAGCTGCAAAGAAGACTGCTTCATCCTGATTTTGAATTCACCGAGCGTGAGTTTCAGGGGAGTATGATCCGAGCGACTGAGCGTAAAGAGTATTTCCCTGTTTACTATGTCGAGCCTATGGAAGGCAATGAGGTGGCATTCGGTTTTGACTTGGCATCTAATCCTAAACGAGAAAAAATTCTCAGGAAGTCACGGGATCTTGACCTCTCATTGGCGACAGCCAGCATTACCTTAGTACAGGAAATTTCCAATCAGAAGGGATTTCTGATGTTTATGCCTATTTATCGAGGCGAGCCTAATACCTTAATTAAGCGCCGGGATAAGTTGATTGGCTTTGTGCTCGGGGTGTATAGAATAGGAGATATGTTCGAAACAGCGATCAAGTATACAGGCGCTCAGGGCATAAATTTAAAACTGATTGATAATACTGGGGTCTCGGCGGAGCAACTCTATTCAAATTATTCTAGTGACCAAGTTCTACATACGACTCAGTTTCAGCTCACATACAATAAGCCTTTAAGTCGATTCGGAGGCCGGCAATGGACCTTAGTGGCGACTCCGACGCTTGGCTATATTGCAGAACGTAGAAGTTTGTTGCCTTTTATTAGCAGTGTATTTGGGATCTTGTTCGTACTGCTTTGTGGTGCGTATACCTATGCCATTATTCGACGCAGCTCCTTAATAAAGGTTGAGGTAGAAGAGCGAACCCAAGATCTGAATGAGGCCAAGTTGGAGCTAGAAGAATTATCTCATACCGATGGTTTGACCAAGATTGCTAATCGTCGTAAATTCGATGAACAATTCGAGAAAGAATGGCAGAGAGCCGTTCGAAGCAATACTTCACTTTCCCTTATCATGATCGATATCGATAACTTTAAACAGTTTAATGATCATTATGGACATTTGGCGGGAGATCAATGTTTGAGGGATGTGGCCAAGGCATTGAAGAGTAACATGAGTCGTAACACAGACTTAATTGCTCGTTATGGTGGTGAAGAATTCGTCATCTTACTGCCAAATACTAATGAACCGACATTGCTGGCCGATAAATGTCGAATGAATATTGAAAAGTTACATATTCCCCATGAACCGTCGAGCGTCTCTGAATATGTGACCATCAGTCTTGGGGTGATTAGCGTTGCTCCTACACAGAACTGCGATCCGTTTTCCTTCACTGCGAAAGCGGATAAATTATTGTATCTTGCCAAGGACTCAGGTAAGAATAGAGTCTGTATCGATGAGCGGTTAATCCTGCAGAAAGGGGATGTGATAGATTTTAAAGCACCGAAGAAGTAA